A window of Cryptomeria japonica chromosome 3, Sugi_1.0, whole genome shotgun sequence contains these coding sequences:
- the LOC131038957 gene encoding disease resistance protein RPV1 produces MNMMYSDEENVFQGIAPALLSSKSADYPSYDVFRNHRGPDVKKTLAEAIYRHLSAFNLRVFLDQKELRMGDFLPAAIQHALASCKIHIAIFSPGYAESPWCLAELSFMLKTRAKVIPVFYDVQPSQARYIQTGPYAKAFEDYHRKKRIDLHIVEKWKEDLHTASFFSGLVHDTSKHEEHILLKSIVNRVVEEAKGEVLEVAKHPVGLDKALQAFQNTILEWDEEQGSRVKVVGIVGMGGSSKTTLAKKIYNERSWAYKGRCCFLSDVRLEGTKNGLASLQRKLLQKLVHYDWQIENSSQGKEFLRSRLQNEEVLIVLDDVDDEEQIEGLLVKEVLGRGSLVIVTSRDKSVLTSCGISLFHELKGMAEADAKQLFCWHAFLLPDPLPGFESLVQSFLVACSGLPLSLKVIGSLIYKKNIDYWNGTLEKIGKHILPSNIIKTLKISYEALDDKEERETFLDIAWFFSGEEINALVNIWEGSGWSSLQCLENLEQKCLVEFVHEKRGYGGYDNEGEECVLVRMHDHLRDMGRSVIDDQTPPTRLWRPLDVRDYLSRRQLGLIMEVRGICASPAPNAYEGERMCSVDVVGSALKLLAAQGESVITEFSDLSRELLWLRWDDYGDVEYTCIPSHFSMQKLRVLELLDEYSDLESLWQNDKQAPTQLRELSVQRLSKLPESIGLLKYLKKIVLSAGSMRSLPDELCHLKSLNHLDLNYCMELQSLPNRFGNFTNLIHLDLTHCSSLETLPDSFSQLIQLQYLC; encoded by the exons ATGAACATGATGTATTCAGATGAAGAAAATGTTTTTCAAGGGATCGCACCTGCATTGCTttcatccaaatctgcagattatCCTTCGTACGATGTATTCAGAAATCACAGGGGACCAGATGTTAAAAAGACGCTGGCGGAGGCAATTTACCGGCATCTGAGTGCCTTCAACCTCCGGGTGTTTTTAGATCAGAAAGAATTGCGGATGGGAGATTTCTTACCTGCGGCCATACAGCACGCTCTCGCCTCTTGCAAGATTCACATTGCAATCTTCTCCCCAGGATATGCGGAGTCACCGTGGTGCCTGGCGGAGCTGTCCTTCATGCTTAAAACCAGGGCTAAAGTCATCCCTGTCTTCTATGATGTGCAGCCCTCTCAGGCCCGCTACATCCAAACTGGGCCTTACGCCAAAGCCTTTGAGGACTACCATCGGAAGAAGAGAATTGATCTGCACATCGTTGAGAAATGGAAAGAGGATCTGCACACGGCTTCCTTCTTTTCGGGTTTGGTTCACGACACAAGCAAACA TGAGGAGCACATATTGTTGAAGAGTATAGTGAATAGAGTGGTAGAGGAAGCAAAAGGAGAAGTGTTAGAAGTGGCCAAACACCCTGTGGGACTGGACAAAGCGCTTCAAGCTTTCCAAAATACAATATTGGAGTGGGATGAAGAGCAGGGGAGTCGTGTAAAAGTAGTGGGTATTGTTGGAATGGGGGGATCCAGCAAAACCACTCTGGCCAAGAAGATCTACAATGAGAGGAGTTGGGCATACAAGGGGCGCTGCTGCTTCTTGTCAGATGTAAGACTGGAGGGCACCAAAAATGGCTTGGCATCTTTACAGAGAAAGCTTCTTCAGAAACTTGTGCATTATGACTGGCAAATCGAAAACAGCAGCCAAGGAAAGGAATTTTTGAGAAGCCGTCTGCAAAATGAGGAGGTTCTAATAGTTTTAGATGATGTGGATGATGAGGAGCAAATCGAGGGTTTGCTAGTGAAGGAAGTGCTTGGGCGGGGGAGTTTAGTGATAGTCACATCTAGGGACAAAAGTGTGCTCACAAGCTGTGGAATCTCTTTATTTCATGAGCTAAAAGGAATGGCAGAGGCTGACGCCAAACAGCTCTTCTGCTGGCATGCGTTTCTGCTGCCTGATCCATTACCAGGCTTCGAATCTCTGGTTCAAAGTTTTTTGGTTGCATGCTCGGGTTTACCACTGTCCCTGAAAGTCATCGGATCGCTCATTTACAAAAAGAACATTGACTACTGGAATGGAACGCTGGAAAAAATTGGCAAGCATATTTTGCCCAGTAATATAATAAAAACACTGAAAATCAGCTATGAGGCCCTTGATGATAAAGAGGAGAGAGAGACATTCCTGGACATAGCTTGGTTTTTCTCCGGAGAAGAGATAAATGCGCTGGTGAATATATGGGAGGGTTCAGGGTGGAGTAGTTTGCAGTGTCTTGAAAACCTTGAGCAGAAATGCCTTGTTGAATTTGTTCATGAAAAGCGAGGATACGGAGGATACGATAATGAGGGGGAAGAGTGCGTGTTAGTCCGGATGCATGATCACCTGAGAGATATGGGAAGAAGTGTGATAGATGATCAAACCCCACCTACGCGTCTCTGGCGCCCTCTTGATGTTCGCGATTACTTGTCGCGCCGTCAACTT GGACTGATTATGGAGGTAAGAGGAATATGTGCATCTCCAGCTCCAAATGCATATGAAGGTGAGAGAATGTGCTCTGTTGATGTTGTTGGAAGCGCATTGAAGCTGCTTGCAGCCCAGGGTGAATCGGTCATCACAGAATTCAGTGATTTGTCCAGAGAACTGCTATGGCTTCGATGGGATGACTATGGTGACGTAGAGTATACCTGCATTCCTTCTCACTTCTCCATGCAAAAGTTGAGAGTTCTAGAGCTTTTAGATGAATATAGTGACCTAGAGAGCTTGTGGCAGAATGATAAGCAG GCTCCTACACAGTTGCGCGAGCTATCTGTACAGAGGCTCAGCAAATTGCCAGAATCAATAGGCCTCcttaaatatttgaaaaaaatagttTTAAGTGCAGGTTCAATGAGAAGTTTACCAGATGAGTTGTGTCACCTGAAATCCCTGAATCACCTTGACTTAAATTATTGTATGGAATTACAATCGCTTCCAAATCGATTTGGCAATTTCACAAACCTAATCCACCTGGATTTGACTCATTGTTCCAGTTTGGAAACTCTACCAGATTCCTTTAGTCAATTAATACAGCTTCAATATCTATGCTAG